Proteins from one Azospirillum brasilense genomic window:
- a CDS encoding HNH endonuclease: MPVSPDEYRLMDVLQGGRCFYCGEPVGTKATFDHLIPLAYGGLDAAPNVVLAHRRCNQRKADRLPTPEEIERFVTQRRHSRLGAWPPLLALRDAEPGDEWMTVARAIAGL; this comes from the coding sequence ATGCCCGTCAGCCCCGACGAATACCGCCTCATGGACGTTCTGCAGGGTGGGCGCTGCTTCTATTGCGGGGAGCCGGTGGGCACCAAGGCGACCTTCGACCATCTGATTCCGCTGGCCTATGGCGGCCTCGACGCGGCGCCGAACGTCGTGCTGGCGCACCGCCGCTGCAACCAGCGCAAGGCCGACCGCCTGCCGACGCCGGAGGAGATCGAACGCTTCGTCACCCAGCGCCGCCACAGCCGGTTGGGCGCTTGGCCGCCGCTGCTCGCCCTGCGCGACGCCGAGCCGGGCGACGAGTGGATGACCGTCGCCCGCGCCATCGCCGGGCTGTGA
- a CDS encoding response regulator, producing MTEEDQPHILVVDDDTRLRELLRKYLAGNGFLVATAKDAAEARAKLAGLAFDLLVLDIMMPGETGLELTESLRRERDLPILLLTARGEPDDRIAGLEAGADDYLAKPFNPRELLLRINSILRRQASRPADPVPPQPVKLGPMIYLPDRDELRAGEEVVRLTTAEAGLLRVLAASPGTIFSREELTERSKVAGNARTIDVQVTRLRRKIEPDPREPRYLHTVRGEGYVLRPDP from the coding sequence ATGACCGAAGAAGACCAGCCCCACATCCTGGTCGTCGATGACGACACCCGCCTGCGCGAGCTGCTGCGCAAGTATCTCGCCGGCAACGGCTTCCTGGTGGCCACGGCGAAGGACGCCGCGGAGGCGCGGGCCAAGCTGGCCGGGCTCGCCTTCGACCTGCTGGTGCTCGACATCATGATGCCGGGGGAGACCGGGCTGGAGCTGACCGAATCGCTGCGGCGGGAGCGCGACCTCCCGATCCTGCTGCTGACCGCGCGGGGCGAGCCGGACGACCGCATCGCCGGGCTGGAGGCCGGGGCCGACGACTACCTCGCCAAGCCCTTCAACCCGCGCGAGCTGCTGCTGCGCATCAACTCGATCCTGCGCCGCCAAGCCAGCCGACCGGCGGACCCGGTTCCGCCGCAGCCGGTCAAGCTTGGCCCGATGATCTACCTGCCCGACCGCGACGAACTGCGGGCGGGCGAGGAGGTGGTCCGGCTGACCACGGCGGAGGCCGGGCTGCTGCGCGTGCTCGCCGCCTCCCCCGGCACGATCTTCTCGCGCGAGGAACTGACGGAGCGCAGCAAGGTCGCCGGCAACGCCCGCACCATCGATGTGCAGGTGACCCGCCTGCGCCGCAAGATCGAACCCGACCCGCGGGAGCCACGCTACCTCCACACCGTACGCGGCGAGGGCTATGTGTTGAGGCCGGACCCGTAA
- a CDS encoding NAD(P)/FAD-dependent oxidoreductase, producing MADRYDVVIAGGGVMGCAVAYFLANDPGFGGSIAVVERDPTYQRASSALSASSIRQQFSTPANIALSQFGLSFIRNATEHLSVDGDPVDLGLREPGYLYLATGAGADILRRNNAIQRSCGADVALLSPEELAARFPWLSVEGIALGSLGLSGEGWFDGYSLMQAFRRKAKALGVAMIAGEVAGIDTADGKVTAVRLADGRRLSCGVAVNAAGPQARRVATMAGVALPVSARKRCVFVFDCRDELPGCPLVIDPSGVWFRPEGKQFICGAPPPADRDPDTDDLTVEHGLFEEMMWPALAARVPAFEAIKVTNAWAGFYEYNEIDQNAVIGPHPELRNFLFCNGFSGHGLQQAPGAGRGLAELIATGAYRSLNLSAFEYDRLVENRPLLETNVI from the coding sequence ATGGCGGATCGGTACGATGTCGTGATCGCCGGCGGTGGTGTGATGGGCTGCGCGGTCGCCTATTTCCTGGCGAACGACCCCGGCTTCGGCGGCAGCATCGCGGTGGTGGAGCGGGACCCGACCTACCAGCGCGCCTCCTCCGCGCTGTCGGCAAGCTCGATCCGGCAGCAGTTCTCGACGCCGGCGAACATCGCGCTGTCGCAGTTCGGCCTCTCCTTCATCCGCAACGCGACGGAACATCTCTCCGTGGACGGCGACCCGGTGGATCTGGGCCTGCGCGAGCCGGGCTATCTCTATCTGGCGACCGGGGCCGGGGCGGACATCCTGCGCCGGAACAACGCCATTCAGCGCTCCTGCGGCGCCGACGTCGCCCTGCTGTCGCCGGAGGAATTGGCTGCCCGCTTCCCCTGGCTGTCGGTGGAGGGGATCGCGCTCGGCTCGCTCGGCCTGTCCGGGGAGGGCTGGTTCGACGGCTACAGCCTGATGCAGGCCTTCCGCCGCAAGGCCAAGGCGCTGGGCGTCGCCATGATCGCCGGGGAGGTCGCGGGCATCGATACCGCCGACGGCAAGGTCACCGCGGTGCGTCTGGCCGACGGCCGGCGGCTGTCCTGCGGGGTGGCGGTCAACGCCGCCGGGCCGCAGGCCCGCCGCGTCGCCACCATGGCCGGGGTGGCCCTGCCGGTGTCGGCGCGCAAGCGCTGCGTCTTCGTGTTCGATTGCCGCGATGAGCTTCCCGGCTGCCCGCTGGTCATCGACCCATCCGGCGTCTGGTTCCGGCCCGAGGGCAAGCAGTTCATCTGCGGCGCCCCGCCACCCGCCGACCGCGACCCGGACACCGACGACCTGACGGTGGAGCACGGCCTGTTCGAGGAAATGATGTGGCCGGCGCTGGCCGCACGCGTCCCCGCCTTCGAGGCGATCAAGGTCACCAACGCCTGGGCCGGCTTCTACGAATACAACGAGATCGACCAGAATGCCGTCATCGGGCCGCATCCGGAGCTTCGCAACTTCCTGTTCTGCAACGGCTTCAGCGGCCATGGACTGCAACAGGCGCCGGGCGCCGGGCGCGGCTTGGCAGAGTTGATCGCGACCGGCGCCTACCGCAGCCTGAACCTGTCGGCCTTCGAGTACGACCGTCTGGTGGAGAACCGCCCCCTGCTGGAGACGAATGTGATCTGA
- a CDS encoding ATP-binding protein produces the protein MTTDTAAAPMPMPRREQTGLLKRFLPRTLFGRSLLIIVTPVILAQAVATWIFYDRHWDTMTNRLAFAVAGDIAMVIGMLEHDPTPEGRNWTLAATARSTDLIVTLEPGSTLPDHPPKLRGMLENTLSKALHERVRRPFAINTRITREWYEIRVQMPDGVLSVMSPERRLFSPTSYIFILWMVGSALVLFTVAIIFMRNQIRPIKRLAAAADALGKGRDVRNFKPEGATEVRQAAVAFLRMRERIHRQITQRTEMLAGVSHDLRTPLTRMKLALDMIGDGPEVEELLTDVTEMETMIEGYLAFARGEGTETVQPTDLTRILNEVVSGVRREGAEVALAAPDGLTLPLRPNATRRCLANLLSNARRHGDRIWVRAEREDGFIDILVDDDGPGIPQVSRDDVFKPFFRLDSSRNQATGGAGLGLTIARDVARSHGGDITLSDSPYGGLRVLIRLPV, from the coding sequence ATGACCACCGACACCGCCGCCGCCCCGATGCCGATGCCGCGCCGCGAGCAGACGGGGCTGCTGAAGCGGTTCCTGCCCCGGACGCTGTTCGGACGCTCGCTGCTGATCATCGTGACGCCGGTCATCCTGGCCCAGGCGGTGGCCACCTGGATCTTCTACGACCGGCACTGGGACACCATGACGAACCGGCTGGCCTTCGCGGTGGCCGGCGACATCGCCATGGTCATCGGCATGCTGGAGCACGACCCGACCCCGGAGGGGCGCAACTGGACCCTGGCCGCCACCGCGCGCAGCACCGATCTGATCGTGACGCTGGAGCCCGGCAGCACCCTGCCCGACCATCCGCCGAAGCTGCGCGGCATGCTGGAGAACACGCTCAGCAAGGCGCTGCACGAGCGGGTGCGGCGGCCTTTCGCCATCAACACCCGCATCACCCGCGAATGGTACGAGATCCGCGTGCAGATGCCGGACGGCGTGCTGTCGGTGATGTCGCCGGAACGCCGCCTGTTCAGCCCGACCAGCTACATCTTCATCCTGTGGATGGTCGGTTCGGCCCTGGTGCTGTTCACCGTCGCCATCATCTTCATGCGCAACCAGATCCGCCCCATCAAGCGCTTGGCCGCCGCCGCGGACGCGTTGGGCAAGGGCCGCGACGTGCGCAACTTCAAGCCGGAGGGAGCGACCGAAGTGCGGCAGGCCGCGGTCGCCTTCCTGCGCATGCGCGAGCGCATCCACCGCCAGATCACCCAGCGGACGGAGATGCTGGCCGGCGTCAGCCACGACCTGCGCACGCCGCTGACCCGCATGAAGCTGGCGTTGGACATGATCGGCGACGGGCCGGAGGTCGAGGAGCTTCTGACCGACGTCACCGAGATGGAGACGATGATCGAGGGCTATCTGGCCTTTGCCCGCGGCGAGGGGACGGAGACCGTGCAGCCGACCGACCTGACGCGCATCCTCAACGAGGTGGTCTCCGGCGTCCGCCGCGAGGGGGCGGAGGTGGCCCTGGCGGCGCCGGACGGGCTGACCCTGCCGCTGCGCCCCAACGCGACGCGGCGCTGCCTCGCCAACCTGTTGTCCAACGCGCGGCGCCACGGCGACCGCATCTGGGTGCGGGCGGAGCGGGAGGATGGCTTCATCGACATCCTGGTGGACGACGACGGGCCGGGCATCCCGCAGGTATCCCGCGACGACGTGTTCAAGCCCTTCTTCCGCCTGGACAGCTCGCGCAACCAGGCGACCGGTGGGGCCGGGCTGGGGCTGACCATCGCCCGCGACGTCGCCCGCAGCCACGGCGGCGACATCACGCTCAGCGACAGCCCCTACGGCGGCCTGCGCGTGCTGATCCGCCTCCCGGTGTGA